From one Sphingomonas xanthus genomic stretch:
- a CDS encoding EAL domain-containing protein: MIAQADLGLLDGFERALINGRLRMAYQPKISLRDGQLKRVEALVRWDDPEMGAISPARFVPLAEKHGLIDQLTQWGLRTTLRQWLAWRELGLDTCLAFNISALSLDQLDFPDLVERMCRALEVPPDRLVLELTEGATQPLIKLMDTLTRIRIKGIGLAIDDFGVGYSTLMQLRQLPFTELKIDRFFIEDAPHSDDSALIIKCIIDLAHGLGLTVTAEGVETGEQLLLLRSLGCDVAQGFFLAKALTPDALPGWIEEWQGRWEKLIEEEEPELLVRARGRM; the protein is encoded by the coding sequence ATGATTGCCCAGGCCGATCTTGGGCTTCTCGACGGGTTCGAGCGGGCGCTGATCAACGGTCGGCTGCGCATGGCCTATCAGCCGAAGATATCGCTACGGGATGGCCAGCTTAAGCGGGTTGAGGCGCTGGTCCGCTGGGACGACCCTGAAATGGGGGCCATTTCCCCTGCCCGTTTCGTGCCCCTGGCGGAAAAGCATGGCCTCATCGATCAGCTCACCCAGTGGGGCCTGCGCACGACGCTCCGCCAGTGGCTCGCATGGCGCGAACTGGGCCTCGATACCTGCCTCGCGTTCAACATCTCCGCGCTCAGCCTGGACCAGCTCGATTTTCCTGACCTCGTCGAGCGCATGTGCCGGGCGCTCGAGGTGCCGCCGGACCGCCTCGTGCTCGAACTCACCGAAGGCGCCACCCAGCCGCTCATAAAGCTGATGGATACGCTGACCCGGATCCGCATCAAGGGCATCGGGCTTGCCATCGACGATTTCGGGGTCGGATATTCCACCTTGATGCAGCTTCGCCAGCTTCCCTTCACCGAGCTCAAGATCGACCGCTTCTTCATCGAGGACGCACCGCACAGCGACGACAGTGCGCTGATCATCAAATGTATCATCGATCTCGCCCATGGCCTCGGCCTCACGGTCACCGCTGAAGGCGTCGAGACCGGCGAACAGCTGCTCCTGCTCCGAAGCCTCGGCTGCGACGTGGCGCAGGGCTTTTTCCTGGCAAAGGCGCTCACGCCCGATGCGCTTCCCGGCTGGATCGAGGAATGGCAGGGCCGTTGGGAAAAGCTGATCGAAGAGGAAGAGCCCGAGCTGTTGGTCAGGGCGCGGGGTCGAATGTGA
- a CDS encoding response regulator, whose amino-acid sequence MTLPRLLLIDDEPALAAFVAKAADMCGYEPVTAADDREFRDKFKDQAPQMVALDLGMPGMDGVELLRFLAEEEFHEPVLIISGFDRRVLDSAFRLGSALGLQMVGPLEKPTRLDSLEAILNKLRPSLVP is encoded by the coding sequence ATGACACTGCCGAGATTATTGTTGATCGATGACGAGCCCGCTCTGGCCGCGTTCGTGGCCAAGGCCGCCGACATGTGCGGCTATGAACCTGTCACTGCCGCCGATGACCGAGAATTTCGCGATAAGTTCAAGGACCAGGCACCGCAGATGGTCGCGCTCGACCTCGGAATGCCCGGCATGGACGGTGTTGAACTGCTCCGTTTCCTCGCCGAAGAAGAATTTCACGAGCCCGTGCTGATTATTTCCGGCTTCGACCGGAGGGTTCTCGACAGCGCATTTCGACTAGGAAGCGCTCTCGGCCTGCAGATGGTTGGCCCGCTCGAAAAACCAACCCGGCTGGATTCGCTGGAAGCGATCCTGAACAAGCTGAGGCCATCGCTCGTGCCATGA
- a CDS encoding PilZ domain-containing protein: MFSSLIRRRQHQRPMGEDHNAFESTTFSLTTAVPRPSERRTDDRLVSMLRVAKLRDENDREQLIRVRNVSAGGLMAELGHKIEVGAKVHIELSSQNILSTVVWVREGTAGFKFDQNIDLGELLAGRKPRHGFRPRPPRLEVNCKANVKLENSYYTVDVHDISLGGLKVEPIDEYCLGKKVVVVVESLRPIRGEVRWFSDRRAGIVFDQPLKFEELAEWVGKRLELATLKAGIRK, translated from the coding sequence ATGTTCAGTTCGCTAATCCGGCGCAGACAACACCAACGTCCGATGGGCGAGGACCATAACGCCTTCGAATCCACGACATTTTCGCTCACTACTGCCGTCCCGCGGCCGTCTGAGCGGCGTACGGATGACCGGTTGGTCTCGATGCTGCGCGTAGCGAAACTCCGCGACGAAAACGACCGTGAGCAACTGATTCGCGTCCGTAATGTTTCTGCCGGGGGATTAATGGCCGAGCTGGGCCACAAGATCGAAGTCGGCGCAAAAGTGCATATCGAGTTGTCCTCGCAAAATATTCTGTCGACGGTTGTCTGGGTTCGTGAGGGTACTGCAGGGTTCAAGTTCGATCAGAACATCGACCTTGGCGAACTGCTTGCCGGCCGTAAGCCGCGCCATGGGTTTCGCCCGCGCCCGCCGCGGCTGGAGGTCAATTGCAAGGCTAACGTCAAGCTCGAGAACAGCTATTACACGGTGGATGTCCATGACATCTCGCTCGGCGGGTTGAAGGTCGAGCCGATCGACGAATATTGCCTCGGCAAGAAAGTAGTCGTGGTGGTCGAAAGCCTCCGTCCCATTCGTGGTGAGGTTCGCTGGTTTTCCGACCGGCGTGCAGGCATCGTCTTCGACCAGCCATTGAAGTTCGAGGAGCTGGCCGAATGGGTCGGTAAGCGGCTTGAACTGGCGACGCTGAAGGCTGGCATTCGCAAGTAG
- the msrA gene encoding peptide-methionine (S)-S-oxide reductase MsrA codes for MADQVAVLAGGCFWCTEAVFLDVVGVKSVESGYTGGQIANPTYKQVCEGNTGHAEAIRITFDADELSYGDLLDIFFAIHDPTQLNRQGNDVGTQYRSAIFPQDAEQQAAAEAAIARANDQYDGKVVTTIEPKAEWYPAEDYHQDYWAGEGQSNPYCLAVIPPKLAKLRKSFQARVKTAGTQA; via the coding sequence ATGGCGGACCAGGTCGCAGTTCTGGCAGGCGGATGTTTCTGGTGCACCGAAGCGGTGTTTCTAGATGTCGTCGGGGTGAAGTCGGTCGAAAGCGGCTACACTGGCGGGCAAATTGCCAATCCTACCTACAAGCAGGTTTGCGAGGGCAATACCGGCCATGCCGAGGCGATTCGCATCACTTTTGATGCGGACGAGCTGAGCTACGGCGACCTGCTGGATATCTTCTTCGCGATCCACGACCCGACGCAGCTCAACCGGCAGGGCAATGACGTCGGCACCCAGTATCGTTCGGCCATTTTCCCGCAGGACGCGGAGCAACAGGCGGCCGCCGAAGCCGCTATCGCGCGGGCCAATGATCAGTATGACGGCAAGGTGGTGACGACCATTGAGCCCAAGGCCGAATGGTATCCCGCCGAGGATTATCACCAGGATTATTGGGCAGGCGAGGGGCAGTCCAATCCCTATTGCCTAGCGGTCATCCCGCCCAAGCTCGCAAAGCTACGAAAGAGCTTCCAGGCGCGGGTGAAGACGGCGGGAACCCAAGCGTAA
- a CDS encoding L-threonylcarbamoyladenylate synthase, with product MPHATRIMPAGPDAIAEARRLLEQGQPVAVPTETVYGLAADATNGEAVAGIYAAKGRPSFNPLIVHVPDIAAAELIGIFNDEARALAQKHWPGPLTLVVPLRTDASIASLVTAGLNSIAIRVPAHPVMRALLDAFGRPLAAPSANASGRISPTRAAHVLASLDGRIPLVIDGGSTERGIESTIIAATGGALRLLRRGPLDIDALEISTDQIEAPGQLASHYAPAKPLRLDAQEGAEDEFLIGFGPIAGDLTLSETGDPIEAAARLFDSLHQADEAPQPNIAVAPIPGGGIAAAIRDRLQRAAAPRQ from the coding sequence ATGCCGCATGCCACCCGCATAATGCCCGCTGGCCCCGACGCCATTGCCGAAGCAAGGCGCCTCCTGGAGCAGGGCCAGCCGGTCGCGGTGCCGACGGAAACGGTCTATGGACTCGCCGCCGACGCCACCAATGGTGAAGCGGTCGCGGGCATCTATGCAGCCAAGGGACGGCCCAGCTTTAACCCGCTGATCGTCCACGTTCCCGACATCGCCGCGGCTGAGCTGATCGGTATTTTCAATGACGAGGCGCGCGCATTGGCCCAAAAGCATTGGCCGGGCCCATTGACGCTGGTCGTCCCGCTTCGCACCGATGCCTCAATCGCCTCGCTGGTCACCGCCGGACTCAACAGCATCGCCATCCGCGTCCCCGCCCATCCGGTCATGCGCGCACTGCTCGACGCTTTTGGCCGACCGCTTGCCGCTCCTTCCGCCAATGCCAGCGGCCGGATCAGCCCGACCCGCGCTGCCCATGTGCTAGCCAGCCTCGACGGCCGCATCCCACTGGTTATCGATGGCGGATCGACCGAGCGTGGGATTGAATCGACCATCATTGCAGCGACTGGCGGTGCCCTGCGGCTGTTACGCCGCGGCCCGCTGGATATCGACGCCTTAGAAATTTCCACCGATCAGATCGAAGCGCCGGGCCAGCTTGCCAGCCATTATGCCCCAGCCAAGCCGCTGAGGCTCGACGCGCAGGAAGGCGCCGAAGACGAATTTCTGATCGGCTTCGGCCCCATTGCCGGCGACCTTACGCTGAGCGAGACAGGCGACCCAATTGAGGCCGCGGCACGGCTATTCGACTCGCTGCATCAGGCCGATGAAGCGCCCCAGCCCAACATCGCTGTCGCGCCGATACCCGGTGGCGGCATCGCCGCCGCCATTCGAGACCGGCTGCAGCGCGCCGCCGCGCCGCGTCAGTAG
- a CDS encoding acyl-CoA dehydrogenase family protein produces the protein MTFTVPIRDQRLILHAVAGIAELPDGPDEDMVEAVLEGAAALAEGEFAPLARSGDLEGARWDNGTVHTPKGFKEAWKAFVDGGWMTLAAPERHGGQGLPFMLSAALMDNLNAANVGFALCPMLSMGAIEALERHGSDELKRDYLPKIISGEWPATMNLTEPQAGSDVGALKSRAEPVGDGSWRIRGTKIFITYGEHDLSEQILHLVLARTPDAPEGTRGISLFLVPKILPDGSRNDLRCVSIEHKLGIHASPTCVMSYGDEDGAIGWLVGPEMGGMAAMFTMMNNARLNVGLQGVGIAEAATQRAVAYAVERKQGQRNRLPVPIAEHPDVRRMLIRMRALTTAARALAYYAFGQVDHGVRGNAEAAARAEVLTPLVKAWCTDIGCEVASLGIQVHGGMGYIEETGAAQHLRDARIAPIYEGTNGIQAADLVGRKLGLDGGLAFDGLVADVRADTDDPRLVALADAVEVAAASLREAAPDDRLAGSYPFLTMTSVMVAGWLVERLGRVEGTDGRTRASADYFLATVVPEALGLGAAAEEGAALLYAVPAEELA, from the coding sequence ATGACTTTCACCGTTCCCATTCGTGATCAGCGCCTGATCCTCCACGCCGTGGCAGGAATTGCCGAGCTTCCCGATGGCCCCGACGAGGACATGGTTGAAGCCGTGTTGGAAGGTGCCGCCGCACTTGCCGAAGGCGAATTCGCGCCGCTTGCCCGTTCCGGGGACCTTGAGGGCGCACGCTGGGATAATGGGACGGTCCACACTCCGAAGGGTTTCAAGGAAGCGTGGAAAGCCTTTGTCGATGGCGGCTGGATGACGCTGGCGGCGCCCGAGCGCCATGGCGGGCAGGGATTGCCCTTCATGTTGTCAGCGGCGCTCATGGACAATCTGAATGCCGCCAATGTCGGCTTTGCACTTTGCCCGATGTTGTCGATGGGCGCCATCGAGGCGCTGGAGCGGCATGGCTCGGATGAGCTGAAGCGCGATTATCTGCCTAAAATCATCAGCGGTGAATGGCCAGCAACGATGAATCTGACCGAGCCTCAGGCAGGCAGTGACGTCGGCGCGCTGAAAAGCCGAGCTGAGCCGGTCGGCGACGGAAGCTGGCGCATTCGCGGGACGAAGATCTTCATCACCTATGGCGAACATGATCTTAGCGAGCAGATCCTCCACCTGGTGCTGGCCCGCACGCCTGATGCGCCCGAGGGCACGCGCGGCATTTCACTCTTCCTCGTCCCCAAGATCCTTCCTGACGGAAGCCGCAACGATCTTCGCTGCGTATCGATCGAGCATAAGCTGGGCATTCATGCCTCGCCGACCTGCGTGATGAGTTACGGCGATGAGGACGGGGCCATCGGCTGGCTGGTTGGGCCGGAAATGGGCGGAATGGCCGCGATGTTCACGATGATGAATAATGCCCGCCTCAACGTCGGGCTGCAGGGCGTTGGCATCGCCGAGGCCGCAACCCAGCGGGCTGTCGCATATGCCGTCGAACGCAAGCAGGGCCAGCGCAACCGGTTGCCGGTGCCCATTGCCGAACATCCCGACGTCCGACGCATGTTGATCCGGATGCGCGCGCTCACCACCGCGGCGCGGGCGCTGGCATATTATGCTTTCGGGCAGGTCGACCACGGTGTGCGGGGCAATGCCGAGGCGGCGGCGCGGGCGGAAGTACTGACCCCGCTCGTCAAGGCCTGGTGCACCGACATCGGCTGCGAAGTCGCCAGCCTGGGCATCCAGGTGCATGGCGGCATGGGCTATATCGAGGAAACGGGCGCTGCACAGCATTTGCGGGATGCCCGCATTGCGCCGATTTACGAGGGGACCAACGGCATCCAGGCGGCCGATCTCGTCGGCCGCAAGCTCGGGCTGGACGGCGGGCTGGCGTTTGACGGTCTGGTCGCCGACGTTCGCGCCGATACTGATGATCCGCGGCTGGTAGCGTTGGCCGATGCGGTCGAGGTCGCTGCCGCTTCCTTGCGCGAGGCCGCGCCCGACGACCGGCTTGCCGGCAGCTATCCGTTCCTGACGATGACGTCGGTGATGGTAGCGGGTTGGCTGGTCGAGCGGCTTGGCCGGGTCGAGGGTACCGATGGGCGGACCCGCGCTTCCGCCGATTATTTTCTTGCGACGGTGGTGCCAGAGGCTCTTGGTCTCGGGGCAGCGGCGGAAGAGGGGGCGGCGCTGCTTTATGCCGTGCCAGCCGAGGAACTCGCCTAG